From Micromonospora echinospora:
GCGCCGCGAACTCGAGCGCCGCCACCTGCGGAGGCATCCGGGCCGCCCGGTACACGTCGGCCACCACCACGTCGTACGCCCCGGACGGCGCCTCGGTGACCGCCTCCCGGGCGTCGCCGAGCGCCACCACCACCTCCGGCGGCAGCGGCGGCAGCTTGCGCCGGACCAGCTCGACCACGCCCGGGTCCCGCTCGATCACCCGTTGCGCCGAGCCGGGCCGGGTGGCGGCGAGCCAGCGCGGCAGCGTGAGCGCGCCCCCGCCGAGGTGCAGCGCGGTCAGCGCCACGCCCCGGGGGGCGGCCAGGTCGATCGCGGCGGCGATCCGCCGCACGTACTCGAAGTGCAGGTACCGGGCGTCGGCGACGTCCACGTACGACTGCTCGACGCCGTCGGCCAGCAGCGTGCGCCCGGACGGGCGGGCCGGGTCCACAACGATCTCCAGGGCCTCGGCGTCGCGTTCCACGGCGGGACACGCTACCTCGCGGCGGCGGGCGGCCCCGGCCCGCGGGGGACCGGGGCCGCGCCGGCGCCGGCTCAGCCGGCGGCCATTCCGGCGCCCGCCTCGTCGACTGCCGCGTCGACCCGGTGCGCGAGGTCCACGTCCGCCGCGGTCACGCCGTCGACCTGCTGCGTGCGGACCGTGAGCACGGCGTTGTCCGGGTCCGGCCGCCCGATCTGCGGCGCGCGCCCGACCTCGGCCTTGAGCTGGTCCAGCCGGTCGAGCACCCGGTCCAGGTTGCCGCCGGGCAACTCGATCGTGCGCACCAGCGACCGCCGGTCGCTGGACCAGTAGGGCAGCGAGGCGAGCGCGTCACGCAGCTCCGGCTCGGTCAGCGGCGCGGTGGCCGAGGACGCGCCCACCAGGCCGCCGCCGTAGTCGGTCGGCCCGAGCAGGTCGCGCAACTCGTCCGGTACGCGTAGCGACTCGACCAGTTCCGCGTCGGCCTCGGCGAGCGCGGCGAGCGTCGCCCCGGCCTGGTACCGCGCCTGCTCCGGGGTGAGGCGGCTGTGGCGGCCGACCTCGGCCAGGAAGCCGGGCAGGTCGCGGCGGCGTTCCATGCCGTCCACCGGCACCACGTCGTGCAGGGTCAGCGGCACCGCGTCCAGCAGCCGTTCCCGCTCCGCCTCGTCCAGCGCCCACGCCAGGGCCAGCACTGTCGCCTCCGCCGCCACCTTGGCCTGGGTGAAGTCCACCCCGGCGCGCCGGCTCACGTCGTCGACGAGATCCCGGTAGCCCAGGGAGAGGCCGGGTGACGGCTGCGGGTCCGGCAGCGGGCGCGGCCGCTCCGCGACGCCGACCGGCGGCGGCGCGGGACCGCCGCGCGTGGTGTCCGGCTTGTGTCGCCCGGCCGGCGGCGGACCGGACCGGTCGTGCTGGTCCAGCGAGGTGACCTGCTTGGACGCGCTCAGGCTGGCGCCGATCTGGCTCGGCCGCAGCCCTCGCTCGCGGGCCTGACGGGCCAGGGCCCGGCGGCGCTGGTTGTCGCCCTCCATCTGCTTGCGCATCGTCGCACCTCGTTCCTGGTCGGTTGCGCTTGCGCCGACCGCGTTCCCGTCGCTGCCGGGAAGCTAACGGGGGGCCGCCCGGCGGAGGCTTCACTCGCTGCGGGTGAGGAGCGCTCACCCCGGCGGGCGGCAGGATCGGATGGACCGGACAACTTCCGACGCACGCGGAAGGGCAGGTCGGCATGAAACGGATCGTGGAGATCGTCCCCGCCCGCCCCGGGTGGTACGCCCGCTGGCGCATCGGCCCGGACGTCACCCGCTGCTACCCGGTGACCCTCTGGGCGCTGCTGGAGCACCACGACGGCACCGGGCGTGAGGTGATCGGCGTCGACTGCGTCGGGCAGTGGCCCGGCGCGGACGACGACGGGGATACCGGAGACTTCGTCCGTTATCTGTTCCAGACGCCCGATTCCGGCGCGCCGGAGGACGCCGAGGCCCCGCTCGCGGAGCCGCGCGACAGCGGTCCGCGCCGGCAGGCCGCGCCTGCCGCCTGAGCCATCCTCCCGGCCCCCGGCCCCCGGCCCCTGGTCCCAGGGCCGGGGGCCACCCCTTCCCGGGAACGCCGCGCGGGCGGTCAGCCCACCTCGCGGGCGCTGCCGGTGACGCTGCGGGGCGGGGCGGCCAGCAGCTCGGCCAGGCCGGTGCGGTCCAGCAGATGCCGGATCTGGGTGTTCGTGTTCCGCAGGCGGACCGCGCCGGTGCCGGAGCGGTGGATCACCACGAGCGCGCTCAGCCCGGAGGAGTCGCAGAGGACCACGCCGGCGAAGTCGAGCTCCACCTCCTGGTAGCCGTCGAGGCGAAGCTGCGCCACGGCCTCGACGAGTTCCGGGGCGGTGTCGAAGTCCAGCTCACCGGCCAGCCGCACCCGGGCGGCGCCGGCGTCGAGCCGGTCCGCCTCGATGGTCAGCATCTGGGAGGGCACGCGTCCATGTTCCCAGCCGGGCACCGGCGGGAAACCCCCGGGGTCACGCGGAGGCGGCCGAATCCACGGCGGGCCACCCGGGCTGGTCGTCCACCGGGGAACGGTCGAGCAGGCCGGTGACGCCGGTCAGGTCGAGAATGGTCTCCAGGAACCGCGGGACCGCGCGAAGCTCGATGCGGGTGCCGGCCTGCTGGCCCTCCCGCCAGGCGTACACGATCACCGACAGGCCGGTGCTGTCCAGGAACAGCAGGTCGGCGAAGTCGAACACGAGCGTCGCGGGACGCCCGGCGAGCAGCCGGTCGACCTCCGCGCGCAGCGGCGTCGCCGTGGCGTAGGCCAGGTCGCCGCTGACGCCGAGCACCGGGACGGCCGGGTCGGAACGATCCACGGAGATGCTCAGCGGGGTCGCCTCGGGCCTTATGCGTTGAGGAACCACCATCACGCCTTTCCGCACGCTGCCGGTCGGGCAGGATGCCTGGATCGTAACAACAGCGGCACCGCTCCGCTGGGCGTGCGCGAGCCGCCCCGGCAGCGCTGCTGGGGTGGCGGTCCCGGCACACCGGCGTAGGGTGGGGCGTAGAGATCTGACCACAGGCGCCCCGCCGGCGCCCCGGGGGTGCCGACGAGGAGAGTGGGGCTCAGCTGGTGACTGCTGCCGACGTCAGGGGTACCGACCCGGGCGACGGACGGATCTCCACGCCCAGCGCCGCACGGTCCACGGCGTGGTCCGCCGCCGCTCCGGCGACGCCCGCCCTGCCGCCGCTGGCAGCCGACCGCGGTCCCGCCGTCCCGGACTGGTCCCAGGTCGTCGAGCACTTCCGGGAGGGCCTTGTCGTCTGCGACGCCGACGGCGTCGTGCGGCACGTCAGCCCGGTCGCGGAGCGCCTGCTTCCCGAGGTGAGCGCCGGCGAGCTGCTCGTCGCGGCGGGCGTGGACGCGCTGCGCGGCGACGGACCGGCCGAGTTCACCCACCACGGGCGGCGGCTGCGCGTACGGCCGGTCGCGCTGTCCGGTCACCGGCGCTGCTGGTACGTCGAGGACGTCACCGAGAGCGTCAGCCGGGCCGACGCGCTGCTGGCCGAGCGGGCCCGCTCGGCGTTCCTCGCCGTCGTCGGCGAGAAGCTCGGCAACCCGTTGCACCCCGACCGGGCGGCCGCCGCGGTGGTCCGCCTCGCCGTGCCGACGGTGGCCGACGTGGCGGTCCTGGTGCTCGCTCCCCGCTCCGGCCGGTCCCGGTGGTGGCGGGCGGTACGCGCGGACGACCAGGCGCCAGTGGTGGACAGCGGCATGCTGCCCGCCCCGGCGCTGCCCGCGGCCATCGAGGCCGGCCTGTCCGGCGCCGAGCCGCACGAGATGGACTGGCTGGTCGAGCAGGCCGCCGAGGCGGGCTGGCTGCCCGGTCTGGACACCGCCGGCGCCGTCGCCCGGGTGGTGCCGCTGCCCGGCCGGGAGGCGCCGGCCGGCGCGCTGCTGGTGGCCCGTCGCGCCGACCGCTGGTACGACGAGGCCGATGTGGACCTGATCCGCGCGTTCGCGGCACGGGCTGGCGCGGCGCTGACCACCGCCCTGCTCTACCGCGACCAGGCCGAGGTCGCCGACACACTGCAGGCCAGCCTGCTGCCGGTCGAGCCGGCACCCGCGGCCGGCGTGCAGTGGGGCACCGCGTACCGGCCCGCGCAGGCGGGCCTGCGCATCGGCGGCGACTTCTACGGTTCGCACCAGCTCACCGACGGCGGGTCGGTCTTCTTCCTCGGTGACGTGTCGGGCAAGGGCGTGGAGGCGGCCGTCTTCACCGGCCAGCTGCGCCAGTGCCTGCAGGCGTTGCACCGGGTCGAGACCCAGCCCGGGCGGCTGCTGAAGCTGCTCAACGACGCGCTGCTGGAGACCACCCAGGCGCACGGGCAGGGCCGGTTCGCCACCATGGTGCTCGGCGTGGCGCGCCCGCACCGCGACGGCGGCCTGACCCTGACCCTGGCCGGTGGCGGGCACCTGCCACCGCTGGTGCTGCGGGAGTCCGGTGACGTCGAGGTGGTGCCGTTGCGCGGCATGCTGATCGGCGTGGTGCCCGATCCCCGCATCGGCGAGGTCATCGTGCGCCTGGCGCCGGGGGAGACCTGCCTGTTGTACAGCGACGGGGTGACCGAGGCGCGGGGCGGCCTGCGCGGCGACGAGCAGTTCGGCGCCGAGCGGCTGCTCAACGCCGTGGCCGGCTGCCACCGGATGCCGGCGCCCGCGCTGGCCGAGCGGATCGAGCAGGTGACCTGCGACTGGCTCGCGCACGGCGACCACGACGACATCGCGGTGCTTGCGCTGCGGGCGACCGGCCCGGCCGGGCGGACGCCCCGGCACCTGCACGCGGTGCCCGAACCGGGCGCGGCCGAGCGAACGAGGGAGTGGTCCGCGTGACAGTGCCGGTTGTCGAGGCCGATCCGGGTCACGCCTTCGCCCGTTACCTGCAGTGCCTGGCCGACGCCGACGAGGCCGCCGCCGTGGCGGTGGCCAGAGAGCTGCTGGAGGCCGGTGTGCCCGCCGAGCGGGTGCTGCTCGATCTGGTCGCCCCGGCGCAGGCCGAGGTGGGCGAACGGTGGGCGCGCAACGAGTGGAGCGTCGCCGAGGAGCACGCCGCCACGCACATCAGCGAGCGGGTGGTGGCGGCGGTGGCCGCGTACGCCGATCCCCGGCCGACCCGCGGACGGATCGTGATGGCCTGCATGGACGGCGAGTGGCACGCGCTGCCGGCCCGGCTGGTGGCCGAGGTGCTGCGGCTGCGCGGCTGGCAGGTCGTCTTCCTCGGCGCCAGTGTGCCCGCCGCCCACCTGGTCTCCTACCTGCACCGCTACGACGCGGAGGCGGTGGCGCTCGCCTGTGCCCTGCCGATGCGGCTGCCGCACGCGCATCGGATGGTGGAGGCGTGCCGCCGCTCCGACGTGCCGGTGGTGGTGGGTGGCCGGGGCTTCGGCGAGGACGGCCGCTGGGCGCGTGTGCTGGGTGTGCCGTGGGCGCCGGACGCGCCGGCCGCGGCCGACCTGGTCGCCGACGAGCGGGCGCTGCGCGAGGTGCCGCCCGCCCAGCTGGACCACCTGGCCGACGACGAGTACGCCAGCCTGGTCAAGCGGCGCGGCGAGCTGATCGACAGCGCCCTGGCCGACCTGCGGGAGCGGGTGCCGTCGGTGGCCGGCTACACCCCGGCGCAGCTCGACTCCACGATCAGCGACCTCGGCTACATCGTGGACTTCCTGGCCGCCGCGCTCTATGTGAACGACGGGACGCTGTTCACCGCGTTCGTCGAGTGGCTGGTGGAGATCCTGGTCAGCCGCGGGGTGCCGGCCGCAGCGGTGGGACTGACCCTGGAGCACTATGGACAGCAGCTGCGCGACTTCCCGCGCGCAGCCGGTTTCCTCGACCGGTCCCGGGCTCTGGTCGGCGGCCTGTCGGCGGCGGGCCGCTGACGGCATCCGGGTGGGCCGTCCCATATACTTGCACTACTGCAAGGGTTTGCCTGCGGTGGGAGCGAGGGGGACCGTTGTGACGTTCACCGTCACGTACGCCCGGCGGAACGAGGGCGACGCCTGCCTCCGGCTGGCCGGTGAGCTCGACCTGAGCACGGCCCCCGAGCTGAACTCGGCGATCGACCGGCTGGTCGCCGAGGGGCGGCGTGAGTTGCTGCTCGACCTCGCCGAGCTGACCTTCTGCGACTCGACCGGCATCGCCGCCTTCCTCCGCGGGGACAACCTCGTCGCCGCCGACGGTGGCTGGCTGCGCCTGACCGGGGCGACCGGCCGGGTGGCCCGGGTGCTCCACGTGACCGGGCTGGCCGAGGTGCTCCGGTACCCCCGTTACACCGTCGACCCGGCCGAGCCGGTCGCCTCCTGATCCGATACATTTCCCCGCCAGCAACCGGCCGCCCGGCCGGCCGCCCTCCTCGAGACAAGCAGGTAGAACGCATGGGTCAGACCAGCCCGAGCCCGGTTCGCATCCTGGTCGTGGACGACGATCCGGGTGACGTCCTGATGATCGAGGAGGCGCTCGCCGACTCCGACGTCGACAAGGTGATCGACGTGGTCGCCGACGGTCAGGAGGCGATGGAGTTCCTCCGTCGCGAGGGCCGGCACGCCGAGGCGCAGCGCCCGGACGTGATCCTGCTCGACCTGAACATGCCCCGGATGGACGGGCGGCAGGTGCTCGGCGAGGTCAAGGGTGACGAGAGCCTGCGGACCATCCCGATCGTGGTGCTCACCACCTCCAACGCCGACACCGACGTGGTCAGCAGCTACACGTTGCAGGCCAACGCGTACGTGACCAAGCCGATCGACCTGGACGACTTCAACGACGTGGTACGCCGCATCGACGAGTTCTTCGGACGGGTGGTCGTGCTCCCGAAGCACCCGTAGGGGCGGGAAGTCCGGGCGTCCGCAATCTGAACATTTTGCGCGAACGGCCGCCCTCGGCGGTGCCCGGACCGCAGGATCGGCAGTGGGGACGAACACCGGCTGCCTGGGGGGCGACGCATGAGGTTCTCGGTGGTGGAGACCGGATACGACAGGCGTCAGGTGGATTCCTGCCTCGACGAGCTCAGCCTCCGGCTGGGGCGGCTGGCGGCGCGGGCGGAGGGCGCCGCCGGGGCCGGCCGGGAGTGGGACCAGATCCGGTCGGACGCCCTGCACCTGTGCGACTTCCTGCACCGGCGGGCCGCGCCGGTCGAGGGCCCGGGGACGGCCGGACCGTCGGCGGCCGAGCGGGAGGCCGCCGAGCTGCTGGCCACGGCCCGCGCCGAGCTGGAGGCCGCGCGCCAGGAGGCCCGCCGGTTGCGGGAGGAGGCGTACGCCGAGGCCCTGCGGGCCCGCCGCGAGTTCGAGGCGGCCCTGCTGGCACGACGTCGCCGCGAGTCCCGGGTCGACGAGATCCTGGCCGGCGCGCGCGGGGAGCGGGTGCCGGCGGACACCCCGACCGCCGCCGCGGGCGTGCGGCCCGGTGCCGCCTGACCGGTCCGCCTCAGGTCAGCGCCGCCACCACTGTCGCGGCCCGGTCCTCGTGCCGG
This genomic window contains:
- a CDS encoding spermidine synthase — its product is MERDAEALEIVVDPARPSGRTLLADGVEQSYVDVADARYLHFEYVRRIAAAIDLAAPRGVALTALHLGGGALTLPRWLAATRPGSAQRVIERDPGVVELVRRKLPPLPPEVVVALGDAREAVTEAPSGAYDVVVADVYRAARMPPQVAALEFAAQVARVLRPDGLYLINLTDLPPLAHTRGQVATLRAVFADVCLVADRRMLRGRRYGNVVLAASPAAGRLPVDRLANRVAADPVPGTVLHAATLDAFAAGALPVTDADLG
- a CDS encoding STAS domain-containing protein, encoding MTFTVTYARRNEGDACLRLAGELDLSTAPELNSAIDRLVAEGRRELLLDLAELTFCDSTGIAAFLRGDNLVAADGGWLRLTGATGRVARVLHVTGLAEVLRYPRYTVDPAEPVAS
- a CDS encoding PP2C family protein-serine/threonine phosphatase — protein: MTAADVRGTDPGDGRISTPSAARSTAWSAAAPATPALPPLAADRGPAVPDWSQVVEHFREGLVVCDADGVVRHVSPVAERLLPEVSAGELLVAAGVDALRGDGPAEFTHHGRRLRVRPVALSGHRRCWYVEDVTESVSRADALLAERARSAFLAVVGEKLGNPLHPDRAAAAVVRLAVPTVADVAVLVLAPRSGRSRWWRAVRADDQAPVVDSGMLPAPALPAAIEAGLSGAEPHEMDWLVEQAAEAGWLPGLDTAGAVARVVPLPGREAPAGALLVARRADRWYDEADVDLIRAFAARAGAALTTALLYRDQAEVADTLQASLLPVEPAPAAGVQWGTAYRPAQAGLRIGGDFYGSHQLTDGGSVFFLGDVSGKGVEAAVFTGQLRQCLQALHRVETQPGRLLKLLNDALLETTQAHGQGRFATMVLGVARPHRDGGLTLTLAGGGHLPPLVLRESGDVEVVPLRGMLIGVVPDPRIGEVIVRLAPGETCLLYSDGVTEARGGLRGDEQFGAERLLNAVAGCHRMPAPALAERIEQVTCDWLAHGDHDDIAVLALRATGPAGRTPRHLHAVPEPGAAERTREWSA
- a CDS encoding response regulator, with the protein product MGQTSPSPVRILVVDDDPGDVLMIEEALADSDVDKVIDVVADGQEAMEFLRREGRHAEAQRPDVILLDLNMPRMDGRQVLGEVKGDESLRTIPIVVLTTSNADTDVVSSYTLQANAYVTKPIDLDDFNDVVRRIDEFFGRVVVLPKHP
- a CDS encoding DUF2267 domain-containing protein; protein product: MRKQMEGDNQRRRALARQARERGLRPSQIGASLSASKQVTSLDQHDRSGPPPAGRHKPDTTRGGPAPPPVGVAERPRPLPDPQPSPGLSLGYRDLVDDVSRRAGVDFTQAKVAAEATVLALAWALDEAERERLLDAVPLTLHDVVPVDGMERRRDLPGFLAEVGRHSRLTPEQARYQAGATLAALAEADAELVESLRVPDELRDLLGPTDYGGGLVGASSATAPLTEPELRDALASLPYWSSDRRSLVRTIELPGGNLDRVLDRLDQLKAEVGRAPQIGRPDPDNAVLTVRTQQVDGVTAADVDLAHRVDAAVDEAGAGMAAG
- a CDS encoding STAS domain-containing protein, giving the protein MDRSDPAVPVLGVSGDLAYATATPLRAEVDRLLAGRPATLVFDFADLLFLDSTGLSVIVYAWREGQQAGTRIELRAVPRFLETILDLTGVTGLLDRSPVDDQPGWPAVDSAASA
- a CDS encoding STAS domain-containing protein, which encodes MPSQMLTIEADRLDAGAARVRLAGELDFDTAPELVEAVAQLRLDGYQEVELDFAGVVLCDSSGLSALVVIHRSGTGAVRLRNTNTQIRHLLDRTGLAELLAAPPRSVTGSAREVG
- a CDS encoding cobalamin B12-binding domain-containing protein — translated: MTVPVVEADPGHAFARYLQCLADADEAAAVAVARELLEAGVPAERVLLDLVAPAQAEVGERWARNEWSVAEEHAATHISERVVAAVAAYADPRPTRGRIVMACMDGEWHALPARLVAEVLRLRGWQVVFLGASVPAAHLVSYLHRYDAEAVALACALPMRLPHAHRMVEACRRSDVPVVVGGRGFGEDGRWARVLGVPWAPDAPAAADLVADERALREVPPAQLDHLADDEYASLVKRRGELIDSALADLRERVPSVAGYTPAQLDSTISDLGYIVDFLAAALYVNDGTLFTAFVEWLVEILVSRGVPAAAVGLTLEHYGQQLRDFPRAAGFLDRSRALVGGLSAAGR
- a CDS encoding ATPase translates to MRFSVVETGYDRRQVDSCLDELSLRLGRLAARAEGAAGAGREWDQIRSDALHLCDFLHRRAAPVEGPGTAGPSAAEREAAELLATARAELEAARQEARRLREEAYAEALRARREFEAALLARRRRESRVDEILAGARGERVPADTPTAAAGVRPGAA